A window of the Polaribacter sp. HaHaR_3_91 genome harbors these coding sequences:
- the pulA gene encoding type I pullulanase, whose translation MEQNKHNFSSFEEYPTTDKSLWLEYSKEKTTFKIWSPTATAVKLNLYKTGNNSEAFTILELKAKENGLWLKTVKGDLNGTYYTYQICIEDNWLTETPGIYAKAVGVNGQRAMVLNFDKTNPKNWEQDTYVQLNAPNSAIIYELHIRNITIQTEANSSYPGKYLGLIEQGVKSNLDVPTAIDHIKRLGITHVHILPTFDQYSIDETHLEVPQFNWGYDPQNYNVPEGSFSTNPFKAEVRIPEFKKMIQAFHSAGIGVILDVVYNHTGIIENSNFNLETPKYYYRFNNDGSYSNASGCGNETSSERTMTRKFILESVKYWTEEYHLDGFRFDLMAIHDVETMNLIADEITKINPSALIYGEGWTGGDSPLPEEKRALKKHIPQMPKIAAFSDEIRDAIKGSTFDDRSTGFVSGAKFKEESLKCGIVGVISHPQVNYMYINHSDFPWALQPWQAINYVSCHDNYTLFDKLKISRPDASLEDIKAMHKLATAIVMTSQGTPFLHEGSEIMSTKKGDHNSYKSPDKINEIDWNLKVKNGDVLAYYKNLIQLRKKHPAFRMTTAKEVQENLEFKKIDHGLVSYQLKNNANKDSWSKILVIFNRENKTINYQLDQTYKIAVLKDTFDFEGKQEVKNDVYVPAISMMVLFKE comes from the coding sequence ATGGAACAAAATAAACACAATTTTTCTTCTTTTGAAGAATACCCTACAACAGATAAAAGCCTTTGGTTAGAATATTCTAAAGAAAAAACTACTTTTAAAATTTGGTCTCCAACTGCAACTGCCGTAAAACTAAATTTGTACAAAACTGGAAATAATTCTGAAGCATTTACAATTTTAGAGTTAAAGGCTAAAGAAAATGGACTTTGGCTAAAAACGGTAAAAGGAGATTTAAACGGAACTTATTATACGTATCAAATATGTATTGAAGATAATTGGCTAACAGAAACTCCAGGAATTTACGCTAAGGCAGTTGGTGTAAATGGTCAAAGAGCCATGGTTTTAAACTTTGATAAAACAAATCCTAAAAATTGGGAGCAAGATACATATGTGCAATTAAACGCTCCTAATTCGGCTATTATTTACGAACTACATATTCGGAATATTACCATTCAAACAGAAGCTAATTCTTCTTATCCAGGTAAATATTTAGGTTTGATAGAACAGGGAGTAAAGAGTAATCTTGATGTTCCAACAGCCATCGATCACATTAAAAGGCTAGGAATTACACACGTTCATATATTGCCCACATTCGATCAATATTCTATTGATGAAACTCATTTAGAGGTACCACAATTTAACTGGGGATACGACCCTCAAAATTACAATGTTCCAGAAGGCTCTTTTTCTACAAATCCGTTTAAAGCAGAAGTAAGAATTCCGGAATTTAAAAAAATGATACAAGCATTTCATAGTGCCGGAATTGGTGTTATTTTAGATGTTGTGTATAACCATACTGGAATCATTGAAAACTCAAATTTTAATTTAGAAACCCCAAAATATTACTATCGTTTTAACAACGATGGTAGTTATTCTAATGCTTCTGGGTGTGGAAATGAAACATCGTCTGAACGGACAATGACACGAAAATTCATACTTGAATCTGTTAAATATTGGACAGAAGAATATCATTTAGATGGTTTTCGTTTCGATTTAATGGCGATTCATGATGTAGAGACTATGAATCTTATTGCAGATGAAATCACTAAAATAAATCCAAGTGCACTTATTTATGGAGAAGGTTGGACAGGTGGAGATTCACCGTTACCAGAAGAAAAAAGGGCTTTAAAAAAACACATTCCACAAATGCCCAAGATTGCCGCTTTTTCTGACGAAATTAGAGATGCCATAAAAGGAAGCACATTTGATGATAGAAGTACTGGCTTTGTTAGCGGTGCTAAATTTAAAGAAGAATCTCTAAAATGTGGAATTGTAGGTGTTATATCACATCCTCAAGTAAATTACATGTATATAAATCATTCAGATTTTCCTTGGGCACTGCAACCATGGCAAGCTATTAATTACGTTTCTTGCCACGACAATTATACTTTATTCGATAAATTAAAAATATCTAGACCAGACGCTTCTTTAGAAGATATAAAAGCAATGCATAAATTGGCAACTGCTATTGTAATGACTTCTCAAGGAACTCCTTTTTTACATGAAGGTTCAGAAATAATGAGTACCAAAAAAGGAGATCATAACTCATATAAATCTCCAGATAAAATAAATGAAATAGATTGGAATTTAAAAGTGAAAAATGGAGACGTTTTAGCGTATTATAAAAATCTAATTCAATTAAGAAAAAAACATCCTGCATTTAGAATGACGACTGCTAAAGAGGTGCAAGAAAACTTAGAGTTTAAAAAAATAGATCATGGTTTGGTTTCTTATCAACTTAAAAATAATGCCAATAAAGATTCTTGGTCAAAGATATTAGTAATTTTTAATAGAGAAAATAAAACGATAAATTATCAATTAGACCAAACTTATAAAATTGCTGTATTAAAAGATACATTTGATTTTGAAGGAAAACAAGAAGTTAAAAACGATGTATACGTACCTGCAATTTCTATGATGGTTTTGTTTAAAGAATAA